In a single window of the Bactrocera dorsalis isolate Fly_Bdor chromosome 2, ASM2337382v1, whole genome shotgun sequence genome:
- the LOC105222127 gene encoding uncharacterized protein LOC105222127, with product MTDQVRAGLSNLPKKFEFLTTPISRGSLRGVRRCAGCGQLNGVRSSICRNQFCKLRKEALRTHIPLDPVQLECLNKQKSLYSLRKKEQNAQPRNFVLLTATSKSNATKYECYTCSPGVPTTSDLCKHILACTTKPDSLQKAEVFSISRDVLWNLNGLDNEHKERLWNTYQQEENNVPAVQRISNSLFVVKCDVSKVFPAGRLHVTAISNGCSTKKGIYSCSCKKLKIIVEPDNSVVMQEEVCDHILLVLVAVLSNRKGKALFGNFASALKSYWMPTYIETPIVDSTQEDALFGLSIDIGGNFDMGGGDSRPGDDIFIYNNDFMSGENIPDFEDIILSNPTNPIEQLHKHNIMDNSIAINSTTNHNDILHPGDPNLGLSFAITAEDIEDIKFHDAPYINGVKSLSSSALPNNVTTAHLELSDCKIELMDQFELTDQIDLSTTDDITLQQDHTWLGNGISILEAPILNNTTPIDSCATESTTLETANLTHSTTIYDNNSLLKSNNVVEAPPIELPTIAVVKKCPVKASDLVNSVHTRKFPPLPEKRSIIVNGVKTLEQHSAHVESIVSSGDEPSLAFSSWLDYVIEVINDSVGIVEERSVEHTFHVHEEIFAHFSKTFCTGVKLRMPSSTTVIKTGKYKGLIKYVWYFTSASTVRRIFTTKNISLETERIFEYNSDGEFVPYVIKPIVPTTDGKYKRVYPKMSLYKTHIWFESGSSEYKNSFKLEWLPSAFPKSHHGILKLEFTVRVQDPEEMQRAIAERVK from the exons ATGACGGATCAAGTGCGCGCGGGTTTAAGTAATTTACCAAAGAAGTTTGAATTCTTAACAACGCCAATTTCTAGGGGATCACTACGTGGGGTGAGGCGGTGCGCCGGCTGTGGACAGCTTAATGGTGTACGCAGTTCTATTTGTCGAAATCAATTTTGTAAATTACGAAAAGAGGCGCTTCGTACGCATATACCTTTAGATCCAGTGCAGCTGGAATGTCTGAATAAACAAAAGTCACTATACTCCCTACGTAAAAAGGAACAAAATGCACAACCTCGCAACTTTGTGTTACTTACAGCGACAAGCAAAAGCAATGCGACAAAATACGAATGTTACACCTGCAGCCCAGGTGTACCAACTACGTCAGATCTTTGCAAGCATATTTTAGCCTGTACAACCAAGCCAGATTCGCTCCAGAAAGCGGAAGTCTTTAGTATTTCCCGCGATGTGTTATGGAACTTGAATGGCTTAGATAATGAGCATAAAGAACGTTTGTGGAATACATATCAACAAGAAGAGAATAATGTGCCTGCAGTGCAACGAATTTCCAATTCCTTATTTGTAGTCAAGTGTGATGTATCAAAAGTATTTCCAGCTGGTAGATTACATGTCACAGCTATCAGTAATGGCTGTTcaacaaaaaaaggaatataTTCCTGTTCatgcaaaaaactgaaaatcatTGTTGAACCTGATAATTCGGTTGTAATGCAGGAAGAGGTGTGCGATCACATCTTGTTAGTTCTGGTAGCGGTTTTAAGTAACCGCAAAGGAAAAGCGTTATTTGGAAATTTCGCAAGCGCATTGAAATCGTATTGGATGCCGACTTATATTGAGACGCCAATCGTTGATTCAACACAGGAGGATGCGCTATTTGGTTTGAGCATAGATATCGGTGGAAACTTTGACATGGGCGGTGGTGATAGTCGACCAGGCgatgacatttttatttataataatgatttcatgTCTGGTGAG AATATTCCGGACTTCGAAGACATTATTCTGAGTAATCCAACAAACCCTATAGAACAACTACATAAACATAATATAATGGATAATTCTATAGCAATAAATTCTACTACCAATCACAACGATATACTACATCCTGGTGATCCGAATTTAGGTTTAAGCTTTGCTATTACTGCAGAGGACATAGAAGATATCAAATTTCATGATGCTCCATACATCAATGGCGTTAAATCTCTGTCATCTTCAGCACTACCCAACAATGTTACTACTGCACATTTGGAACTGAGTGATTGCAAAATCGAGCTAATGGACCAATTTGAACTAACCGATCAAATTGACCTATCGACAACTGATGACATCACGTTGCAGCAGGACCATACATGGCTAGGTAATGGTATAAGTATATTGGAAGCGCCAATACTTAATAATACCACACCGATCGATAGCTGCGCTACAGAGTCGACAACTCTGGAAACCGCAAATCTAACGCATTCTACAACCATTTACGATAATAATTCGTTATTAAAGTCCAATAATGTGGTCGAGGCACCACCAATCGAGTTACCCACCATTGCCGTGGTCAAGAAATGTCCAGTTAAAGCTTCCGATTTGGTGAATAGTGTACATACGCGTAAATTTCCACCACTACCGGAAAAGAGATCGATAATTGTTAACGGTGTAAAGACTTTAGAACAGCATTCAGCACATGTGGAAAGTATAGTTTCAAGTGGCGACGAACCATCGCTAGCCTTTTCATCGTGGTTGGACTATGTCATTGAAGTAATCAATGACAGTGTTGGTATTGTAGAAGAGAGGAGTGTAGAGCATACGTTCCATGTACATGAG GAAATATTTGCACACTTTAGCAAAACCTTCTGTACCGGCGTAAAGTTGCGCATGCCTAGCAGCACAACGGTCATAAAAACGGGAAAATACAAAGGACTTATAAAGTACGTTTGGTACTTTACAAGTGCATCGACTGTGCGTCGCATTTTCACCACCAAAAAT ATTTCGCTAGAGACGGAACGCATTTTTGAATACAACTCCGATGGCGAATTTGTGCCATATGTCATAAAACCTATTGTGCCCACTACCGACGGCAAATACAAGCGGGTGTATCCCAAAATGTCGCTATATAAGACACATATTTGGTTTGAAAGTGGCAGCAGC gaatataaaaatagttttaaactTGAGTGGCTACCCAGTGCATTTCCAAAGAGTCACCATGGCATACTGAAACTGGAATTCACAGTGCGTGTACAGGATCCAGAGGAAATGCAAAGAGCGATTGCGGAAAGAGTTAAATAA